The Streptomyces tubercidicus DNA segment AGGGTCGATTTGCCGCTGCCGGACGCCCCCACCAGCGCCATCAACTCACCCTCCGCGACCAGCAGATCGAGTCCCTGGAGCGCCTGTACCTCCACCCCGTCGGTGCTGAAGACCCGCACCAGCCGGTCGCAGGCGATCAGCGCGTCGTGCCCGTAGGCGGGCTGCCCGCGCCGGGCGGCCGCGCGGCGCTCCAGCTCGGCGAGGCTGGTGGGCGTGGCGGGCCGGGGGCGGGCAACCGCCTCCGCCTCCGCGCCCAGCCCCTCCCCAGCTCCGTCATCAGGCCATGTGCTCATCGGGTCTCCCCCGCTCTCAACTCGGTGCTTTCGCGCCGCCGTGTGCTCAGCCATGCCTGGGTCAGGGTCACCGCTAGGGCCAGGGCGATCAGGCCCGCCGACGGGAGGAGCAGGGACGCGGGATCGGTGTGCAGGCGTATGAGGCCCGCTGTGCCGCCGCCCGAGGTGCCGGGGAGGGCGAGCGCGGTGAGGTCCGTACCGGGGCCCAGCAGCCGGATCGTGGCGGCGCCGGTCAGTGCGCCCCCGGCGGCCGCGAGCAGTGCCGGGGGCAGCGCCTCCAGGACCAGCAGGCGCCGTCCCTGGGCAGGCGGCAGCCCCATCGTGCGCAGTCCGGCCAGGAGTTGGGCGCGCTGCGGGGCGGCCTGGAGGAGGGACAGCAGCAGCGCGAGCGCGGCGAAGCCGGCGCCGGCCGCGACCGCGGCGGTGTAGAGGCGTATCGCGCCCTGCTGGACGGGCGAGTCGGCGAACTCGGCGCGTACGGCAGAGCGCAGCGTCAGACGGGCGGAGAGCGATGGCGGGGCGTGGGCGCGTACGGCGGCCCGCAGCGCCCCGGTGTCCAGGGAGCGGCCGGATACCAGGAGGACGGAGGGGCCGGTGGCGGGGTCGCGGTAGGTGTCCGGGTGGCGGCGGGCGACGCTCTCGGCGTCGAGGACGATGAAGTCGCCGCCGGGCTGTGCGGGGGTGTCGGCGCGTACGGTCTTCGGGCGGATGACGAGCTGGCCCAACTCCGGCTGCAGGGCCATGGGCGCGCGGCCGAAGCGGGTGAGGAAACGGGGGGAGACGAGCGCGGGCAGCGGCCGGTCGCCGCCGGGGTCGGCCAGGTCCTTGGCGGCGAACGCGCCCAGGCCAGTGGCCCGCGAGAGCCGCGCGTACGCCTCGGCGTCGGCGATGACCAGGTAGAGGGGCGGCCCGTTGTCGTCGGCAGCCTGGACATCGATACGCAGCGGTACCGCGTCCACGACGCCCGGCACCGTGCGGACCGCCCGCCGCAGCTCCTCGGGAAGCGGTTTGCCGGCCGAGATCCGGGCCTCCGCGCCGACCGCGGCGAGCGCTGCGTGGTCCCGCGCCGCGGCGACCCCGGCCAGCACCGAGCCGCCGAACGACGCCGTGGTCAGCGCCACCACCAGGGCCAGCAGCGGCAGTCCGGCGGTGACCGGGGCGCGGCCCGCGCGGGCCAGCGCCAGAAAGCCGGTCAGCCCGGCGGTGCGGGCGGCGGGGCGGGCCGCCAGTCGCAGCGGGAGCGGGCTGAGCCGCATCAGGACCAGCGCGGCGATCACCCCGATCAGTACCGGGGCGGTGCTGACCAGCGCGTCGACCCCGCCGGTCGCCGTACTGCGGCCGCGCAGCGCGAGCACCGCGCCCACCGCCAGTACCAGCACGGTCAGTTCGGCGACCGTACGGCGCCGGGAGGGGCGGGCGCCCGCCCCGTCGGCACGCTCCACCGGGCGCGGACGGCGGTGCGCGACGGCCGCCCGCAACGGCAGCGCGAGCGTCCCCAGCAGCCCGGTGCTCGCCGCCGCGAGCAGGGAGGGCAGCACCCCCTCCCCCGGGATCAGCAACAGCGCCAGGCCACCTCCGGCCGCGGCCGCGGGCAGCGCCACCGCCCCGGTCTCCGCCGCCAGCCGCCCGGCCAGCCCGGTCAGTGACGCACCACGGGCCCGCAGCAGGGCCAGTTCGGCGCTGCGGCGTGCCGCGGTCAGCCCGGCGGTCATCAGCAGCACGATCGCCGCGACGGTGCCGATGCCGTAGGCGGCCACCGCGATGACCGGTGCGACCGCCGCCCGCATCCGTGCGAAGGCGTCCAGCAGACCGTCCACCGCGCTGTCGGCCAGCGCACCGCTGCCGGCCACGCCGCGCAACTCCGTGAGCGCCGCGCCGTGTTCGAGGGAGAGCAGACGGTCCCGCAATATCGGGGCGTCCCGGGCGGTCAGTGCGTGGGTGTCGACAGGGTAGCGCCAGAACTTCTCCGGCTCGCCCTCGGTGCGCAGCAGTGCCGGGCCGTCCTGCGGTGCCAGCAGCAGACCGGCGCGCCAGAACCGCTGCGGCGGCACACCCGATGTCACGTCTTGGTGGGCGGCCGTCATCAGCGGGTCCGCAGCCCAGTACGCGCCGTCGGGGGAGCGCGGGGTGACCAGGCCGGAGATCCGTACCGTCAGGCCCGGCAGATGCAGGGTGCTGCCGACGCGCAGGCCGAGGGTCCGTGCGGTGGCGACGGTGACCGCCGCCTCCAGGGTGCGCTTCCCGGGGGCCGCGGCGTGCGGCAGTCGGCCCTCGGCGAGTCCGGCATGGGCGCCGAGCCCGGCGGGCGCGTAGAGCGAGAGGTCGGGAGCGACCCCCTCGGGCCGGGGCAGCCAGGCGTCCTGGGCCTGCAGCGGCTTGGTGGTGCGTACGCCGTGCTGGGACTCGTCCGCGACGATCCTCAGCGGGGCGCGGAGTCGGCCCCGGATCGCCCGGTCCTGGCGGGTGAGCTCGTCCGCGGCACAGGCGGCCGCGGGGTCGCCGCTCAGGTCGCTGCGCGCGACGGTGATCTCCACCGCCCGCTGGCCGGCCGGTACCGAGCCGAGCGCATGGCGCACCCCGCGGGTCTCGTACGCCGCCACGGCCCGTGGGAACGCCGCCGCGAGGAACGCTGTGACCAGCACCAGGGCGCCCAGGGCCAGGGCCGTCGCGCGTGCCGGGTGCGGGCGGGCCCGCCAGGTCCATGGCCTCACCGGCGCTCACCCCCTGGGACCGGTCCGCCGGCGTCATGTCTCGTCATCTCACTGCACTCCTTGGCCGCGCAGGGCCCGTACCGGGTCGGCGCGGCGCAGTCCGATGGCGGCGACGACCAGGAGCGGTACCGCCGCGACCGCCGCGAGCAGCGTGGCCACTTGGCCCGGTGGCAGCTCCACCAGCACCGGCGGCACCGGGCGGCCCGCCTCCCCGGTCAGCACGATCAGCGGGACGACCGCGCGGGTCAGCACCGTCCCCAGCGCCGCACCGACGCCCAGCGCCAGCGCGATCAGCACCCCCTGCTCGGCGGCGATCATCCGGGCCAGTTGCGGGCGCGGCGCCCCCAGGGCCCGCAACACGGCGAACTCCCGGGCCCGTTCGCGGACCGACCCGGCGGCACCGACCGCGAAGCCGACCGCCGCCAGGGCCACCGCGACCGCGGCCGCCGCGGTCAGCGCGGTCTGCGGGCCGAGCCCCAGCGGATCGTCGTGCAGCTGCCCGGCGATCTCGTCGCGGACCAGCACCTGGCCCGGGTCGGTGTCGGGGCGGTCCCGCAGCGCCGCGACGACCCCGGCCGCAGCGCCCGGCCGGGGGCGCAGCCACCACTCGGTGGCGTTCAGCGGGGGCGCCCCGCGGTCGGACAGCGCCTCGTTGACGGCCCCGAGGTCGACCAGAAGGCCGCCGGTGGCCGGGGTGTCCGCCGGACCCGGCAGCGCCCGCACGGCCCGTACGATCCGTGCCTTCAGCGGCCGGCCGTTGACCGTCACCTCGATGAGGGAGCCGGTCCGGGAGCCGCTGGCGCGCAGGAACGTCTCGGTGGCGACGGCGGCGAGCGGCGGGCGGGTGGCGTGCGCGGCGGTGATCCGCACCGTCGTCACCGCGGCGCCCCAGTCGTCCGTCCTGGCGCCGGTGTCGTACGTCTGGGACAGCAGCCCGCCGCCGGGGGTCCCGGCCCGGCCGACGCGGGGCCCGGACGGCTCGCCCACCGAGCTGCTCTCATCGGTGATCCGCGCCTGCCAGGTGAGGGCGGCGGGCGGGGTGAGGGGGCGCGACGGGCCGTGGCCGGTGGCGGCGGCCACGGCGGTGACGGTGAGGCGCTGACGGTGTGCGACCGGGGTCTGGTCCACGTCGAGGAGCAGGCCGGTCAGGTGCAGCGGGCCGGCCGGGCGGCCCGCTGGGGCGCCGGCCGCGGTGCTGAGGTCCGCGGTCAGGGTGTGCGGTGCGCCATCGGCGGCGAGCGGGCCGAGCGGGACGGTGTACGGGATGCCGTGGCGGTCGGTGAGGAGGGCGGAGAGCGTCGCCGGGACCGGCCCGGTGTCGTGCCCGGCGGGCTGCCGGCCGGGGGGCTGTTGGCCCGTGGGCCGCGGCAGTGTACGCAGCGAGCGCAGTGCCGCGGTCAGCCGTAACCGGTCGCTGTCCGGTGGCAGTTGCACGCCCGCCGGGGCGCCGTCGTCCGGTGCCACCGCGCGCAGCACACCGTCCGCCGCCCGGCCCCGCGGGCCGTCCGCGCCACCGCCCACCAGATCGCCGCGCAGCAGCAGGGCCCCCGCCGACCTCCGGGCGTCCAGCGCGAGCAGCGAGGCGTCCCGGCCGTCCGACAGATCCAGGGCGGCCAGCCCCACAGGCAGCGCCGCGGCCACCCCGGGCACCCGTTCGTACGCGCCGCCCTGGCCCAACGGCGGTGTCCTGCTGGCCAGTACGCGCACCGCCGCGCCCGCGCGGAAGTCGGCCTGGTCGTCCTGCGAACGGTCCCAGGACGCGCCCTGGCCGATCGCCAGCATGCCCAGCGCGGTCGCCAGCACCAGCAGCAGCACCGGTCCGGCGCCGCGCAGCGGGCGGCGGCTGATCTGCCAGCCGGCCAGCGCGGCCGCCAGCCCCCGGCCGCGGGCCGCGCCCCGCTCGGCGATCCGGGCGGCGAGCGGCAGCAGCCGCAGCGTCAGCACCGTCCCGGCGAGCAGCGCCAGCGCCGGGGCGGCCACCAGCACCGGGTCGATGCCCAGCTGCCCGGCCGCGTTCGCGCTCAGCGCCCCGCTTCCGGCGCCGCCCGCCGTCTGCCGCCGCAGCTGCCAGTAGGCGACCCCGGCGATCACCAGCAGCCCGAGGTCGGCCCCGGTCCTGCCCCACGTACGCAGCCCCGACCGGGCGGGGGAGCCCAGCGGGGCACCGGGCAGCGCCCGCCCCCGGCGTCGCCTCGGGCCGTCCGCCCCGGTGCGCAGCAGCGCGGGCGCGGCGACCGCGAGGGCGCAGCCCAGCGCGACACCGAGGCCGGTCAGCCAGGACGACGCGGTGAGCCGGGTGTCCAGCGTCACTCCGATACGGGCCAACGCACCCTGACCGGACAGCAGTTGGATCAGCGGTCCGGCCAGCGGCGGCGCACCGGCCGCGGCCGGTGCGGCCAGCAGCAGCGCCTCGGCCAGGGCCAACCCCGCGATCCGCCGCCGGGAGCCGCCGCGGGCCCGCAGCAGCGCCGTCTCTCCGGCCCGTTCGGTGCTCAGCATCCGGGCGACCAGCAGCAGTGCGTAGCCCGCCAGCAGGATCAGCTGGAGCGCGACGATCAGGATTGTCGAACGGTTCACCAGCAGTGCCTGCCGCAACTGCCCCAGCGCGGCGGGTAGATCGGTGGTGGCGGTGGCCCGGCCCGCGAACGCCGGATCGGCCATCAGCGCCTTGGGCGCCGGACCGGCCGCGGCGGCCAGCGTGGCCAGCCGGTCCGCGGTCAGCGAGCGGAAGTCGGCGGTGGCGAGCCAGCCCACCGAGTCCTGGGCCGGTGAGCCGCCCCGGTCCGGTGACCCGCCGCGGAACGCCGCCGGATCGGTGAGCAGCGGCCCGTAGGTGGTGAAACCGGCGGTGCGCACCCCGCGCCCGCCGAGGTCATCGAGCTGCCAGTACGGGTCGGTGCGGTCCCTGGGCCGGTAGACGCCGGTGACCTCGACCGCCAGACGGGCGGGCCCGGACAGCCGGTTGGTGAGGGTGAAGCGACGGCCGGGCGCGACCCCCAGCCGGGCCGCCGCGGCCTCCGGCAGCGCGACGGGTAACCGGCCGTGGGCGGCCGGGCCGGGCCAGTGGCCGGCGGTGAGGGTCAGCCGGGAGCGGTCCAGGGCCGCGAGGTGGGTGAGATCCGGCTCACCCCGGGGCGCGCCCGGCGACCGCAGCGCGCGGGGGAGTGCGTACGGCCCGGAGCGGACCAGGGTGTGCACGGTGAACGGCAGCCCGTCGAAGGCCCGCCGGGCACCGCGGGCGACCGCCCGGTCCGCCGGTGCCCTTGCCCCGGCGGGCAGTTGGGCCTTCACCTGGAGCGCGGCGGCCGGTGCGGCACGGGTCCGCAGCGCCTGCCGCAGCCCCGCGTCCCCGATCGCGCCGGAGAAGGCCGTGAGCGTCGTCAGCACGGTCGTGGTGAGCAGCACCGAGAGCAGGGCAGCGGCCAGCAGCAGACGGTGCGCACGCACTCGTAGGAAGACAAAGCCGGACACGGACCCCCCTCACCGCGCTCAGCGCCACACAGATGAACGAATGGTGGCAGACGCGCGGCGCGGGCGGAGGGGGCTGTGGATAACCCTGGCCGGATCGTGACGGCGAAGGCGCCGCGCGGGCCGGGGTGCGGCGCTTTCAGTCCGCGGCGTTGACCATCGAGGCGGCGGCGTAGGTGAGGTAGTTCCAGAGCTGGGTCTCGTGCTTCTCGGACAGGCCGAGCGAGTCCACCGCGTCCCGCATGTGCCGCAGCCAGGCGTCATGGGCGGCCCGGTCGACGGTGAACGGGGCGTGCCGCATCCGCAGCCGGGGGTGCCCGCGGCCGTCGCTGTACGTACGGGGACCGCCCCAGTACTGCATGAGGAAGAGCGCAAGCCGCTCCTCGGCCGGACCCAGGTCCTCCTCCGGGTACATCGGCCGCAGCAGCGGGTCCTCGGCGACTCCCTGGTAGAAGCGGTGGACCAGGCGCCGGAAGGTGTCCTCGCCTCCGACCTGTTCGTAGAAGGTCTGCTCCTCAAACGTGCCGCGTGGAATCTTGTTCACCCGTCCATGGTGGCAGACGTCCCGGCGGAGGACTCCGGGCGTAGGGCGCGGCCGGAAATGCGGCCGGGGCGTGACCGGTTGATCACGCCCCGGGGTCGCATACGACCGGTAGGGCTCAGCCGCGGCGGACGGTCAGTGTCGTCCAGGCACCGACATGCACCCGGTCGCCCTCATGGAGCGGCACCGGCACATAGGGCTGGATCGGGTCCTCGGCGAGGTTGATCGTCGTGCCGTTGGTGGAGTTCTGGTCCACCACTGCCCAGCTGCCGTCCTGCTGCTGCACCAGCAGCGCGTGCTGGTGCGAGACGCCCGGGTCCTCCGGCGTGCTGCCCAGGTCGATGTCCGGGGACTCGCCGGTGCTGTTGCGGCGGCGGCCGACCGCGATCTGGCCGTTGGCGAGCGGGAGCACCTGCTCGGGGGAGTACGCGGGCAGGTTGAGCCCCGCCGCCTCCGGGCCGCTGCGGCCCATCATCGCCATGAAGTACTCGCGGTCCGGTGCGACCGCCACCACCCAGCCCGTGCCGACGACCGGCGGCGGACCCTGCGGCGGTGCCGCGGGGCCCTGGCCGGTGCCGCCGTTCCACTGCTGGTCCGGGCCCGGCTGCTGCTGCGGCATCTGCTGCTGCTCGTACGGGCCGGGCTGCTGGTCGTACGGCTGCTGCTGTTGCTGCTGCTCGAACGGCGGCTGCTGCTCGTACGGTCCCGGCTGCTGCGGCGGGAACGGGGCGGGCGGCTGCTGCTGCTCGAACGGGGCCTGCGGGCCGGGGCCGGGCGGCGCGGGCGCCATCGGCGGGGGAGCGGCCTGGGCGCTCGGCGGGTTCAGCGTCCAGTCGTCGCCGCCCTGCTGCGGCGGCGGGCCGCCCTGCGGGCCGGGGCCGGGCATGCCGGGGGGCGGGCCGGGCGGGAAGCCGCCGGTGCCCTGCTGGTCGGGGAAACCGCCGGGGCCGGGGCCGCCGGGGGGCATGCCCTGCTGCTGCGGGGGCTGGGGCTGCTGGGGCTGCGGTGGCGGGAAGCCGTAACCGCCCTGGCCGCCCTGGCCGCCCTGGGGACCGGGACCGCCCTGCGGGCCGGGCTGCGGCGGCGGGAAGCCATAGCCGCCCTGGCCGCCCTGGCTGCCCTGACCGCCCTGGCCGGGGCCGCCGAAGTCGGGGCCGGGGCCACCGGGCGGGGGGCCCGGCTGCTGGGCGGGCGGGGCGTAGGACGTCGGGGAGTTGGTGAGGAAGTTGTAGCGGCAGCCCTCACAGAACGGTGCCATCGCCTCACGGGGCGTACCGCACTGCGGGCAGGTCTCCGGCTGTCCGGACGGGCCGGGGCCGGGCATGCCGGGGCCGCCCTGCGGGCCGGGCTGCGGGGGCGGGAAGCCGTAACCACCCTGGCCGCCCTGGGGGCCGGGGCCGGGGCCGGGGTCGGGCGCACCGGGACCACCCTGCGGACCGGGCTGTGGCGGCGGGAAGCCGTAGCCACCCTGGCCGCCCTGAGTGCCGGGTCCGGGCGCGCCGGGGCCGGGCTGCTGGGGCTGCGGCGGCGGGAAGCCGTAGCCGCCCTGGCCGCCCTGGGAGTCAGGGCCACCGGGGCCACCGAAGTCCGGGCCGGGGCCGGGGCCACCGTGCGGCGGACCGGGCTGTCCCGGCGGCGGTCCCGGCTGGCCGGTGGGCTGGCTGGGCGGCGGCGTGTTCAGGAATCCTGCAGGCAGGGAGGGCGGCGGGGGGACAGCGCCCGCCATCCGCTGGCCGCACACCTCGCACCAGTCTTCGGCCACCGACTGGTGGCCGCTCGGGCAGGTCGGCATGTCGGTTCTTCCCCCTCCGTACCGAATTCGTTGGGTGGTGCCGCTCGGTACTGTTCGTGGCTATTTCTTCACGCGAACGGTTTTCGTCGAGCGCGTTTCGAGAGTCATCTCGTCCGCCTCGGCGACCTTCGCCTTCAGTCGCACAGTACCGGTCGCCGTATCGACGACGTCCACCACCTTCGCAAGGAGTTTCGCAGTCTCCGCGTTCCCCGACGAAGCGGCCAGTTGCACCGCGCGGCCCAGTTTCGCCATGGCGCCGTCGGTATCGCCCGACTTGCGGGCATCGAGCCCCTGTTGGATGGCTTGCGCCAGTTCCGCCTGACCTGTGTAGTGCGCCACCTGGGGATGGATCGACGTGGCGATCGCCACATCATCCGTCCACACGGCCCGTACGAGGCCCTGCGACAGGGGCTGCGACTGGCCCTGCGACAGCGGCTCCGACCGGGGCTGCGACGGGCGCCGCGCGGGATCGCCCTCGTCCGGTGCGGAAAGGATCAACGAGACCCGTCCCGCCAGCATTTCCCGGCCGATGTCCGCGGCCGGTACCCGGAGGCAGAGGTGGTAGTCGCGCGACTCGTCGCCCCAGGAGCCGGTCGGATAGTCCGCCGACCGCGGGCCGGACCGGCGGCACCGGCCGGTCAAGTCCGCCACGGTGGGAGCCACTTGCCGGACGAAGACGGTCTCCGCGCCCAGCGGTGTCCACAGCCGCAGGCCGACACCGGCGATCTCCTTGCCCATCGCCGTCTCCATCAGCCGCGTGAAGTCGGCGGCCAGCCCGGCCGGGTCGGTGACGATATCGGCGGTGCCCAGTAGCGCCGAGGCGATACCGGTGACCTCCTTGACCTCCCAGTCCGTGCCGACACCGCGGGCATCGCAGGTGAATGTCCCGGCACAGGCGTCCAGCGCCGCCCGCAGCTCCCGCGGCGACTCGTGCTCGTTGCGGCCGTCGGTGAGCAGGAGGGCGTGCCGGACACCGGCCCCGGCGGACGACAGCAGTTGGCCCGCCAGCCGCAGCCAGCTTCCGATGGCGGTGCCGCCGCCCGCGGTCAGGGTGCGCAGTGCCTCCTTCGCCTGCGTACGGGTGTCCGCCGCGGCCAGCGCCAGCCGCCCGCCGCCGGGGTAGACCTCGACGGCCCGGTGGGTACCGGCCACCACCGCGAAGCCGACGCCGTCGCGCACGGTGTCGATCGCGGCGACGGTCGCCTCCCGGGCGCCGCGCAGCTTCGCCGGCGGATGGTCCATCGACCCGGAGCAGTCGACGATGATCACCACACCGGCGTCCGGCCCGCTACCCGCCGCCGGTATGGGCCGGCCCCCGGTCGTGCCTCCCCCGGTCGCGGTGACCGTGACGATGGCGTGGACCTCCCGCCCGCCCTCGGGAAGATAGGGGTTCTGGTACACCTCGGCGGAGAAACGCGGCACCCGGGACTTGGCGAAGTTGGCCATCCGTTCCGCTCCTTGAGACGCCGTAACCGGTCGGTCGGTACACGTGGTGCGTCGTACATGGCGCAGGGCGCTGGCGGGCGTACGGGCGGGGGCGCGCCGTACCGCGTACCCCCGCCCGCGCGCCGGTGGCGAGCCGTCAGGCCGGTGCGGGCTGCCCCGCCGGGGCCGGGAACGGCACCAGCGCCACGGTGACGTTGTCGTGCCCGCCGCCGTCGAGGGCGTGGGTGACCAGCGTGCGGGCGCCGGCCAGCGGCGTGACGGGGGCGTCGTACGGCAGCACAGCGGCCATCTGCTCCGCGGACTCGGCGTAGTTCCACAGCCCGTCGGTGCACACCACCACGACACCGGGCCCGTCCGGCTTGAACGTCGCGGTGTGCGGCTCGACCTCGTAGGCGTCCGCGCCGAGCCAGCCGGTGATCGCGTGTGCCCGCTCATCGGCGTTCGCCTCGGCCTCGGACATCAGGTTGTTGGCGACCATCTGGGCGGCCCAGGAGTCGTCCTCGGTGAGCCGTGCGGGCGGCGCCGTACGGTCGTTGGGGATCCAGTAGGCGCGGCTGTCGCCGACCCAGCCGACGGTGAGCAGGCCGCCGCCGACCACCGCACCGACGAAGGTGCAGGCCGGGGCGTTCTGCTGGCGCTGCTCGTCATGGGCCAGGGACGGGTCGGGGGCGAGCGCGTCGACCGCCGAGGAGGCCGCCATGATGGCGTCGTGCATGGCCTGCGCGGGGTGTGTACCGAGCGGCAGGGACGTCCGCAGCGCCTCCCCGGCGGCCTCGGACGCCGCCGTGGACGCCTCGTCGGGGCGGGTCGCCGAGGAGACACCGTCGCAGACCACGGCGACCACGGCGGGGGTGCCGTCCGGCAGCGCGGCGGCGCGGAGCGCGAAGAAGTCCTCGTTGCGGTGGTGCCGGTGGCCCCGGTCGCTGACCGCCGCGATGCCGCCCAGCTCGCACTCCATGTGGTCGCGGGGGCGCGGCCGGGCGTGCCCGCAGTGCGTGCAGTAGCCGTCGGCGTCCACGGCGCCGGAGCCGCAGGCGGTGCAGCCGGGGGTGCCCCGGGCGGGCGTGGCGGCGTCATCTGCGGCGCCGGAAGGGCCTGTTGCCGGGGCGGGGGCCGTCGGCTCCGTGGCGGGCGTACCGGATTCCGGGGCGGGCATGGCGGGTTCCGTTTCCGAGGTGATGTGGTCCGCGGTCATCTGGACCGCGGCGGGCGCGCCGGTCCGGGCCGCGGCCCCGGCGGCCGCGTCGGCGACCGCCTCGTATCCGGCGACCCGCGGGTCGGCGGGCGGCGGGGTGTCGGTCACCGGCGCATGGCCCGGTACCGGCGGCATCCCGGTGTCTCCATACGGGAGCCGGGCCTGCGGGTCCGGAGGCGGCGGTCCGGCCGGGGCGGTGCGGGCGGCCGGTGCGGGCATCGGCGGCGGCCCGGGAGGCATCGGCGGCGGGGGCGGTACGGCGGCGGGCGCGGGCGGCGTCCCGTACGCCGGAGCTACGGCGGCAGCGCCGGGCGCGGGCGGAGTGCCGTACGCCGGAGGCGCGGCGGGCGCCCGGAGAGCGGCGCCGCACCGCCCGCAGAATTTGTCCCCCGCACCGAGCGGTTCGTCACAGCCCGGACACCGGGACGGCCCAGTCACACCCATGTCACACCCACGTCCTGGGGCGGAAGCGGTTGGCCCGTTCCACCAGTTCGATCCTTTTCTCACCACGCTGTGCCAGCCGCGCCAGCAGACGGTACGACCGCTCCAGGCCGAAGCGCAGACCGCGCTCCTCCAGCGGGCTGCCGAGCAGCGACGGCCGCTCGGAGGCGGTCGCCGCGACGTCCGGCCCGGCACCGTGGCTACCGGAGAGTACCCAGTCCAGGGCGCTGCCCAGAACCTCGGTGGTGAGTTGTTCCCGGCGCTCGGTGTCCAGACCGAAGTCCGCGAGCGCCTCGACCTGTTCGGCGGCGGCCCGCAGATCCGCCAGCAGCGGGTCGCGGGGCGGCCGCTCCCGCAGCCGGGCGCGGACCGCCGCGATCCGCGCCGCGATGTAGTGGATGGACGACTGCGGTACGGACTCCAGTGCCGCCACCGCGCCGCTCCGGTCGCCCGTAGCCAGCCGCACCCGGGCCAGCCCGAACGCGGCGCTGACATAGCCGCGGTCGGTCGCCCACACCAGGCGGTAGTACTCCAGCGCGTTGTCCCACTGGCCCAGCAGCTCCGCGCAGAGGCCCAGCGCCAGCTTGGGGGCCGGTTCGCCGGGGAAGGCGTCGTAGACCGCGTCGAAGGCCAGCGCGGCGCTCTCGCGGTCGTCGGCCGTCAACGCCACCAGGCCGCGGTGCCACACCACCCGCCAGTCCGCGCCCCACGCGGCGGGTTCCGCCCCGCCCCGGCCCGCTGCGGGCCACGGTCCGGCGGACTCGGCCGCGATCGTCTCCAGCACCTCCTGTGCCGCCCCCGTGTCCCCCGTCTCCAGACGGGCGCGCAGCTCCCGCAGCCGCAGCTCCAGGGAGTCGGCGGGTGCGGCGCGCAGCGCACCCAGGAGCTCGGCGGGCGCGGCGGCCGGCAGCCCGGCCAGCAGCCCGGCGTTGGCGTCGCCCGGATCGACCCGCGGCAGCGGCAGCGCCAGGGCGGCACCGGCGACGTCCAGGGGGCGCAGCGGCGGACCGCCCGAGGACGGTTCCGGCGCACGGGCCGGGGTCGCGCCGCGCGCCCCCAGTCGCGAACTGTCACCCTCCGACGCGGGCATCAACTCCGTATCGGTCACCCGGAGTTCCGGCCCGAACAGGGTGGACGGCGCGGGGCAC contains these protein-coding regions:
- a CDS encoding vWA domain-containing protein, which gives rise to MANFAKSRVPRFSAEVYQNPYLPEGGREVHAIVTVTATGGGTTGGRPIPAAGSGPDAGVVIIVDCSGSMDHPPAKLRGAREATVAAIDTVRDGVGFAVVAGTHRAVEVYPGGGRLALAAADTRTQAKEALRTLTAGGGTAIGSWLRLAGQLLSSAGAGVRHALLLTDGRNEHESPRELRAALDACAGTFTCDARGVGTDWEVKEVTGIASALLGTADIVTDPAGLAADFTRLMETAMGKEIAGVGLRLWTPLGAETVFVRQVAPTVADLTGRCRRSGPRSADYPTGSWGDESRDYHLCLRVPAADIGREMLAGRVSLILSAPDEGDPARRPSQPRSEPLSQGQSQPLSQGLVRAVWTDDVAIATSIHPQVAHYTGQAELAQAIQQGLDARKSGDTDGAMAKLGRAVQLAASSGNAETAKLLAKVVDVVDTATGTVRLKAKVAEADEMTLETRSTKTVRVKK
- a CDS encoding PP2C family protein-serine/threonine phosphatase, which translates into the protein MGVTGPSRCPGCDEPLGAGDKFCGRCGAALRAPAAPPAYGTPPAPGAAAVAPAYGTPPAPAAVPPPPPMPPGPPPMPAPAARTAPAGPPPPDPQARLPYGDTGMPPVPGHAPVTDTPPPADPRVAGYEAVADAAAGAAARTGAPAAVQMTADHITSETEPAMPAPESGTPATEPTAPAPATGPSGAADDAATPARGTPGCTACGSGAVDADGYCTHCGHARPRPRDHMECELGGIAAVSDRGHRHHRNEDFFALRAAALPDGTPAVVAVVCDGVSSATRPDEASTAASEAAGEALRTSLPLGTHPAQAMHDAIMAASSAVDALAPDPSLAHDEQRQQNAPACTFVGAVVGGGLLTVGWVGDSRAYWIPNDRTAPPARLTEDDSWAAQMVANNLMSEAEANADERAHAITGWLGADAYEVEPHTATFKPDGPGVVVVCTDGLWNYAESAEQMAAVLPYDAPVTPLAGARTLVTHALDGGGHDNVTVALVPFPAPAGQPAPA